The following coding sequences lie in one Haladaptatus sp. DJG-WS-42 genomic window:
- a CDS encoding ferredoxin, giving the protein MSDDGPIDPSTIGEADAPPVAEKPYKIIFEANKCIGAGKCAEVSANWDMDIVTALAKPVSYFIAEEELEHNIKAAEVCPAKKDRGVIHIVDRRTNKEISPDPNGDGTLSVDW; this is encoded by the coding sequence ATGAGCGACGACGGACCGATAGACCCGAGTACAATCGGGGAGGCCGATGCGCCGCCGGTTGCAGAGAAGCCGTATAAAATCATCTTTGAGGCCAACAAGTGCATCGGCGCGGGCAAGTGCGCCGAGGTCTCTGCAAACTGGGACATGGACATCGTGACCGCACTCGCAAAGCCCGTCTCCTACTTCATCGCAGAAGAGGAGCTGGAGCACAACATCAAGGCCGCAGAGGTGTGCCCCGCAAAGAAAGACCGCGGCGTCATCCACATCGTGGACCGCCGGACGAACAAAGAGATCTCGCCCGACCCCAACGGGGACGGGACATTGTCCGTCGATTGGTAG
- a CDS encoding anthranilate phosphoribosyltransferase: MTNTTAEFGEWPLKRLMTEVVGSGHKSAADMSRAQAREAFARILANEPDHTTLGAFWLANRWKRNTPEELAAFTDVMVEESVKAAEPKCDPVDCGANYDGKHSTALLGVGAGLVAAAAGTPVVVHSGDRVPTQKATAYKHVLDELGVRTDLSPQESADMVDETGFGFYYQPNFNPGIQGIWERRDMMGVRTFVNTIETLANPANADVHLGSFYHLAFAKRIIDTFQACETQDLSRVVMFQGMEGYDDIRPGSTKVAVWDDGDFSDFEIETANYGMDFVSEDLEVENVDADSATITREVLAGERDDQFADAIALNGAFRIFARGDVETLDAGLEQAREVLEDGSALAVLEELQSF, translated from the coding sequence ATGACGAATACGACCGCGGAGTTCGGCGAGTGGCCGCTCAAACGCCTCATGACGGAGGTCGTCGGGTCGGGGCACAAATCCGCAGCTGACATGTCTCGCGCACAGGCGCGAGAGGCGTTTGCACGCATTCTAGCCAACGAGCCAGACCACACGACGCTCGGCGCGTTCTGGCTCGCAAACCGCTGGAAGCGCAACACCCCGGAGGAACTCGCCGCGTTCACCGACGTGATGGTCGAGGAGTCAGTCAAAGCTGCAGAACCGAAGTGTGACCCCGTCGATTGCGGGGCAAACTACGACGGCAAGCACTCGACTGCCCTGCTCGGCGTGGGCGCGGGACTCGTCGCCGCCGCGGCGGGAACGCCCGTCGTCGTCCACAGCGGCGACCGCGTGCCGACCCAGAAGGCGACGGCCTACAAACACGTCCTCGATGAGTTAGGCGTGCGGACCGACCTCTCGCCACAGGAAAGCGCCGACATGGTGGATGAAACCGGCTTTGGCTTCTACTACCAGCCGAACTTCAACCCCGGTATTCAGGGCATCTGGGAACGCCGCGACATGATGGGCGTGCGCACATTCGTGAACACCATCGAGACGCTCGCGAACCCCGCGAACGCGGACGTGCATCTCGGGAGTTTCTACCACCTCGCGTTCGCAAAGCGCATCATCGACACCTTCCAAGCGTGTGAGACGCAAGACCTCTCGCGCGTGGTCATGTTCCAAGGGATGGAAGGCTACGACGACATCCGTCCCGGTTCGACGAAAGTCGCCGTCTGGGACGATGGCGACTTCTCTGATTTCGAAATCGAGACGGCGAACTATGGCATGGACTTCGTGAGCGAAGACTTGGAAGTCGAGAACGTCGATGCGGACTCTGCGACCATCACCCGTGAGGTGCTCGCGGGCGAGCGCGACGACCAGTTCGCGGATGCAATTGCGCTGAACGGCGCGTTCCGTATCTTCGCGCGCGGCGACGTCGAAACGCTCGACGCAGGCCTCGAACAGGCCCGCGAAGTACTCGAAGACGGCAGTGCGCTCGCCGTCTTAGAAGAACTCCAGTCGTTCTAA
- a CDS encoding HalOD1 output domain-containing protein yields the protein MSKPLDATPESVSLGLEDGIYYAYHDMEEDGLTFTITKAMSEVTGKELHEVIPRFAEYVDPDALNRLFTSRPDRDHYKAGPLYLTIDGYEVSIYSDGEIQIRPNGWYADRVEEL from the coding sequence ATGTCAAAACCGCTCGATGCTACCCCAGAGTCTGTTTCCCTCGGCCTAGAGGACGGTATCTACTACGCCTACCACGATATGGAGGAAGATGGACTCACGTTTACGATTACGAAGGCGATGTCCGAAGTCACTGGCAAAGAGCTCCACGAAGTCATTCCTCGCTTCGCAGAATACGTTGATCCAGACGCCCTGAACCGGCTGTTCACGTCGCGTCCCGACCGCGACCACTACAAAGCCGGACCACTCTATCTCACCATCGACGGCTACGAAGTATCGATTTACAGCGACGGAGAGATTCAGATTCGACCGAACGGCTGGTACGCAGACCGCGTCGAAGAATTGTAA
- a CDS encoding transposase, with amino-acid sequence MGIKPVTKTARTRLCIESGERSWLKDARFTARDITNDTLYLKQQGYTKTEIQREVDRDGFLRNNKCAVVAKALQAWDSYKELLSWWHNQDDTNVGKPSPPATDKKGAYPLVMAHTEGYRLTYNDEDDRIQFRVSPKPYKKVTGHVQGRPDDLALIEKALTEDEWSLGQAELLYRDGVYDLHVTVKTELEVPEPENADSLVGVDINERNIALTALNRETMETLGTLVVDYGSVKAERQRYHTITKRCQEHGQHSIHHQLGDKEERYTEWILHRLSRVVVEFAQQFPNPVIVFEDLSGIRNAIKYGTYMNRRLHKLPFYKFEQQVRYKATWNQIPCETVESPYNSKSCSCCGHRGYRQGRRFRCTNDSCGVQQDHADRNASVNVAWRAWAKHAGIGLESVNYRTRKIQPSVRKVSLSGSGRAVNRPSSSRDIASRGVLSA; translated from the coding sequence ATGGGTATCAAACCTGTCACAAAGACCGCACGCACTCGACTCTGCATCGAGTCTGGCGAGCGGTCGTGGCTCAAAGATGCCCGCTTCACCGCACGAGACATCACCAACGACACACTCTATCTCAAACAGCAAGGCTACACCAAGACCGAGATTCAACGCGAAGTTGACCGGGATGGTTTCCTTCGGAACAACAAGTGTGCTGTCGTTGCCAAGGCCCTGCAAGCGTGGGACTCCTACAAAGAACTCCTCAGCTGGTGGCACAACCAAGACGACACCAACGTCGGGAAGCCGTCGCCACCAGCCACGGACAAGAAAGGAGCCTACCCGCTCGTCATGGCACACACCGAAGGATACCGACTCACCTACAACGACGAGGACGACCGCATTCAGTTCCGTGTGAGTCCGAAGCCGTACAAGAAGGTGACCGGCCACGTTCAAGGGCGACCGGACGACCTCGCGTTGATTGAGAAAGCCTTGACTGAAGACGAGTGGTCGTTGGGACAGGCCGAACTTCTGTACCGAGATGGCGTGTACGACCTACACGTCACGGTCAAAACAGAACTCGAAGTACCTGAACCCGAAAACGCTGACTCACTCGTCGGCGTCGACATTAACGAACGTAACATCGCTCTCACCGCGCTTAATCGTGAGACGATGGAGACGCTCGGAACACTCGTGGTTGACTACGGCTCAGTGAAAGCCGAACGCCAACGCTACCACACCATCACGAAACGCTGTCAAGAACATGGTCAACACTCCATCCACCACCAACTTGGAGACAAAGAAGAACGCTACACAGAGTGGATTCTTCACCGACTCTCCCGAGTCGTGGTCGAGTTCGCCCAACAGTTCCCGAACCCGGTCATCGTGTTCGAGGACTTGAGTGGGATTCGAAACGCCATCAAATATGGCACGTATATGAACCGACGCTTGCACAAACTACCGTTCTACAAGTTTGAACAACAAGTTCGCTACAAAGCAACGTGGAATCAGATTCCGTGCGAGACGGTGGAATCACCATACAACTCGAAATCGTGTTCGTGCTGTGGTCACCGAGGATACCGTCAGGGTCGGCGGTTCCGTTGTACGAATGATTCGTGTGGGGTTCAGCAAGACCACGCTGACCGGAACGCGAGTGTGAATGTGGCATGGCGAGCGTGGGCGAAACACGCTGGTATCGGCCTTGAATCGGTTAATTACCGGACTCGCAAAATCCAACCGAGTGTTCGGAAGGTGAGCCTGTCTGGGTCGGGGCGCGCTGTAAACCGCCCATCCTCATCCCGCGACATCGCGTCGCGTGGAGTGCTATCGGCATAG
- a CDS encoding peptidylprolyl isomerase — protein MSDNPTAKIQTNHGTIDVELFKDRVPNTVDNFIGLATGSKSWTHPETGDEMDEPLYNDILFHRIIDSFMIQTGDPKGDGTGGPGYTFDDEFHDELKHDAEGVLSMANRGPNTNGSQFFITLAPQPHLDNRHAVFGKVTDGMDVVREIGNVETGPRDNPKEDVVLEQVQVYR, from the coding sequence ATGAGCGACAACCCAACAGCGAAGATTCAAACGAACCACGGCACCATCGACGTCGAGCTGTTCAAAGACCGCGTCCCGAACACGGTTGACAACTTCATCGGCCTCGCCACTGGCTCGAAATCGTGGACGCACCCCGAGACGGGCGATGAGATGGACGAGCCACTCTACAACGACATCCTGTTCCACCGAATCATTGACAGCTTCATGATTCAGACCGGTGACCCGAAGGGCGACGGTACGGGTGGCCCCGGCTACACGTTCGACGACGAGTTCCACGACGAACTCAAGCACGACGCAGAAGGTGTGCTCTCGATGGCGAACCGCGGCCCGAACACGAACGGTTCGCAGTTCTTCATCACGCTCGCCCCACAGCCGCACCTCGACAACCGCCACGCCGTGTTCGGCAAGGTGACTGATGGAATGGACGTCGTCCGCGAAATCGGCAACGTCGAAACCGGCCCACGCGACAACCCAAAAGAGGACGTTGTCTTAGAGCAAGTGCAGGTCTACCGATAG